In the genome of Gadus morhua chromosome 12, gadMor3.0, whole genome shotgun sequence, one region contains:
- the kng1 gene encoding kininogen-1 isoform X1, whose amino-acid sequence MNRAAAGLCVLGLLCLHGGGVLGQDLEAEPEALVFCDNALVSKVAKAAVTSFNEKISTGNMVALYQILSASKAENASGVMYSIKFNSRRSDCPAGGAVTWTDCGYLADDSKEPIMCNATVYVSEGATSTQVVECDLEGPVKKDRRICMGCPVELDLESEELKVPVAVSISKYNPDNNHTHLFMLNSVGYATRQVVAGLRYSLYFDMRKSNCSKADNPNLHSGCVHDSNDVLLANCNSTVDIAEWRHEVPQANLECDEGAMDLKNIFNRRRPPGWSPLRSDTLAPKTETPFISLDPSALPPALPSNRAPPPGKEDSSEEEVSQDDPFHCPSKPWKEFSPPAPPSRAESGGPDAPLTDLDLLG is encoded by the exons ATGAACAGAGCAGCCGCGGGGCTGTGCGTGCTGGGCCTGCTGTGTCTTCACGGTGGGGGGGTGCTGGGACAG gaccTGGAGGCGGAGCCTGAGGCGCTGGTGTTCTGTGACAACGCACTGGTCAGCAAGGTGGCCAAGGCGGCCGTCACCTCCTTCAATGAGAAGATCTCCACCGGCAACATGGTGGCTCTCTACCAGATACTGTCGGCCAGcaag GCAGAGAACGCCTCCGGGGTTATGTACTCAATTAAGTTCAACAGCAGGAGGAGTGactgtccagcagggggcgccgtGACTTGGACTGACTGTGGCTACTTGGCTGATGATTCAAAG GAGCCAATCATGTGCAATGCCACGGTCTATGTGAGCGAGGGGGCCACCAGCACACAGGTGGTGGAGTGTGATCTAG AAGGCCCGGTGAAGAAGGACCGCAGGATCTGTATGGGCTGCCCCGTGGAGCTGGACCTGGAGTCTGAAGAACTCAAGGTCCCGGTCGCTGTCTCCATCTCCAAGTACAACCCCGACAACAACCACACCCACCTGTTCATGCTGAACTCCGTCGGATACGCTACAAGACAG GTGGTGGCTGGCTTAAGGTACAGTCTGTACTTCGACATGAGAAAGAGCAACTGCTCTAAGGCCGATAACCCCAACCTTCACTCAGGCTGCGTCCATGATTCAAACGATGTG ttgctGGCTAACTGTAACTCTACAGTGGACATAGCAGAATGGAGACATGAGGTTCCACAAGCTAACCTGGAATGTGATGAAGGCGCGATGGATTTGAAG aatATTTTCAACAGGCGTCGCCCCCCTGGCTGGTCCCCTCTCAGGAGTGATACCTTGGCTCCCAAGACAGAGACCCCCTTCATCTCCCTGGACCCCAGCGCACTCCCCCCGGCCCTCCCCTCcaacagggccccccccccgggcaaGGAGGACTCctctgaggaggaggtcagCCAGGACGACCCCTTCCACTGCCCCTCCAAGCCCTGGAAGGAGTTCAGCCCCCCAGCTCCCCCGTCCCGAGCCGAGTCGGGCGGCCCTGACGCCCCCCTCACTGACCTGGACCTGTTGGGATAG
- the kng1 gene encoding kininogen-1 isoform X2 — protein MNRAAAGLCVLGLLCLHGGGVLGQDLEAEPEALVFCDNALVSKVAKAAVTSFNEKISTGNMVALYQILSASKAENASGVMYSIKFNSRRSDCPAGGAVTWTDCGYLADDSKEPIMCNATVYVSEGATSTQVVECDLGPVKKDRRICMGCPVELDLESEELKVPVAVSISKYNPDNNHTHLFMLNSVGYATRQVVAGLRYSLYFDMRKSNCSKADNPNLHSGCVHDSNDVLLANCNSTVDIAEWRHEVPQANLECDEGAMDLKNIFNRRRPPGWSPLRSDTLAPKTETPFISLDPSALPPALPSNRAPPPGKEDSSEEEVSQDDPFHCPSKPWKEFSPPAPPSRAESGGPDAPLTDLDLLG, from the exons ATGAACAGAGCAGCCGCGGGGCTGTGCGTGCTGGGCCTGCTGTGTCTTCACGGTGGGGGGGTGCTGGGACAG gaccTGGAGGCGGAGCCTGAGGCGCTGGTGTTCTGTGACAACGCACTGGTCAGCAAGGTGGCCAAGGCGGCCGTCACCTCCTTCAATGAGAAGATCTCCACCGGCAACATGGTGGCTCTCTACCAGATACTGTCGGCCAGcaag GCAGAGAACGCCTCCGGGGTTATGTACTCAATTAAGTTCAACAGCAGGAGGAGTGactgtccagcagggggcgccgtGACTTGGACTGACTGTGGCTACTTGGCTGATGATTCAAAG GAGCCAATCATGTGCAATGCCACGGTCTATGTGAGCGAGGGGGCCACCAGCACACAGGTGGTGGAGTGTGATCTAG GCCCGGTGAAGAAGGACCGCAGGATCTGTATGGGCTGCCCCGTGGAGCTGGACCTGGAGTCTGAAGAACTCAAGGTCCCGGTCGCTGTCTCCATCTCCAAGTACAACCCCGACAACAACCACACCCACCTGTTCATGCTGAACTCCGTCGGATACGCTACAAGACAG GTGGTGGCTGGCTTAAGGTACAGTCTGTACTTCGACATGAGAAAGAGCAACTGCTCTAAGGCCGATAACCCCAACCTTCACTCAGGCTGCGTCCATGATTCAAACGATGTG ttgctGGCTAACTGTAACTCTACAGTGGACATAGCAGAATGGAGACATGAGGTTCCACAAGCTAACCTGGAATGTGATGAAGGCGCGATGGATTTGAAG aatATTTTCAACAGGCGTCGCCCCCCTGGCTGGTCCCCTCTCAGGAGTGATACCTTGGCTCCCAAGACAGAGACCCCCTTCATCTCCCTGGACCCCAGCGCACTCCCCCCGGCCCTCCCCTCcaacagggccccccccccgggcaaGGAGGACTCctctgaggaggaggtcagCCAGGACGACCCCTTCCACTGCCCCTCCAAGCCCTGGAAGGAGTTCAGCCCCCCAGCTCCCCCGTCCCGAGCCGAGTCGGGCGGCCCTGACGCCCCCCTCACTGACCTGGACCTGTTGGGATAG
- the lamp3 gene encoding lysosome-associated membrane glycoprotein 3 yields MEILPFCRGLFLLVASISLVRPSLLVDQHTSGHAGRYQPDLQPSQSVPDTGTYLLESTSGKLCLKVTMGLGYTVIIKKKSWYYNVDPSMLLVSGHCGTNAVTLSLTLPNNSASLQLTYSLVDSVSYVSKLSAHISPQPACNGCSSGTYPGELSNISLFQVPPGESYQCSSQILLVMTEELQVRLVPLKIQAFKVPDGGYGQEVMCPEDYNSAVIPTILWATAFGLLLIAVLSYLLVKDRRRAGYQRL; encoded by the exons ATGGAGATTCTTCCTTTCTGTAGAGGACTTTTCCTCCTCGTAGCCTCTATTTCTCTGG tCAGGCCCAGTCTGCTCGTGGACCAGCACACCAGTGGACACGCAGGCCGCTACCAGCCTGACCTGCAGCCATCCCAGTCTGTACCGGACACAG gaaCCTACCTCTTGGAAAGCACAAGCGGTAAACTCTGTTTAAAAGTCACGATGGGCTTGGGTTACACTGTGATCATCAAGAAG AAGAGCTGGTACTACAACGTGGACCCCTCCATGTTGCTGGTTTCTGGGCACTGTGGCACCAATGCAGtgaccctctcactcacactccctAACAACTCTGCCAGCCTCCAGCTGACCTACTCTCTG GTGGACAGTGTCTCTTATGTCTCCAAGCTGTCAGCGCACATCTCCCCTCAGCCAGCCTGCAATGGATGTAGCA gtgggACGTACCCCGGGGAGCTGAGCAACATTAGTCTGTTCCAGGTCCCCCCCGGGGAGAGCTACCAGTGCTCCTCTCAGATCCTGCTTGTGATGACGGAGGAGCTGCAGGTCAGGCTGGTCCCCCTCAAGATCCAGGCCTTCAAGGTCCCTGATGGCGGGTACGGTCAAG AGGTGATGTGCCCGGAGGACTACAACAGTGCCGTGATTCCCACGATCCTCTGGGCCACGGCCTTCGGCCTGCTGCTGATCGCCGTGCTCAGCTACCTCCTCGTCAAGGACCGACGTAGGGCCGGCTACCAGCGGCTGTAA
- the mccc1 gene encoding methylcrotonoyl-CoA carboxylase subunit alpha, mitochondrial: MAALILKFPNLLGLRVFPQNLSWTRGGVRFVSGGVRRIEKVLIANRGEIACRVMRTAKRMGVRSVAVYSEADKHSMHVAMADEAYHIGPAASQQSYLSMEKVLEVAKRSGAHAVHPGYGFLSENTEFAEACKQEGIIFIGPPSSAIRDMGIKSTSKYIMAAAGVPIIGGYHGEDQSDERLQAEAVQIGYPVMIKAVRGGGGKGMRIARTDADFLEQLESARREARKSFNDDVMLVEKFVEDPRHVEVQVFGDQHGNVVYLFERDCSVQRRHQKIIEEAPGPGISAEVRRKLGEAAVKAAKAVNYVGAGTVEFIMDAQHNFYFMEMNTRLQVEHPVSEMITGTDLVEWQLRVAAGECLPLLQDDIVLSGHSFEARIYAEDPNNDFMPGAGPLLHLSTPPEEAETRIETGVREGDEVSAHYDPMIAKLVVWGRDRSSALKKLRYCLRQYNIVGLHTNIDFLLSLSAHPEFEAGNVTTSFIPQHYAQLFPAAAPLAGATLCQAALGLLLRERSLTQEFTRSSADPCSPFGSSSGRRFNILYNRNMTLQVGDKKVDVAVTYNKEGSYTMQIGEELYHVTGEVESEGGASFLHCSVNGVESRPKLVIVDNTVHLFSMEGSAAVSVPVPKYLAAVSGSGAQGGAVAPMTGTIEKVMVKVGDQVSAGDPLMVMNAMKMEHTIRAPKAGVIKKVFFKEGSQASRHAPLVEMEEEEEEEEAAASQ; the protein is encoded by the exons ATGGCTGCACTCATTCTCAAGTTCCCTAACCTGCTGGGTTTGAGAGTATTCCCACA AAACCTGTCATGGACCAGGGGTGGTGTGAGGTTTGTTTCAGGAG GGGTGCGGAGGATAGAGAAGGTTCTGATCGCCAACCGGGGGGAGATTGCCTGCCGTGTGATGCGGACAGCCAAGAGGATGGGCGTGCGCTCTGTGGCCGTGTACAGCGAGGCAGACAAGCACTCCATGCACGTCGCCATG GCTGACGAGGCGTACCACATCGGGCCCGCGGCCTCACAGCAGAGCTACCTGAGTATGGAGAAGGTTCTGGAGGTGGCCAAGAGGTCAGGGGCACAC gcTGTCCACCCTGGTTATGGCTTCCTGTCGGAGAACACAGAGTTTGCGGAAGCATGCAAACAGGAAGGCATCATCTTCATTGGACCTCCTTCCTCTGCCATCAGAGACATGGGGATCAAGAG CACGTCAAAGTACATAATGGCCGCAGCTGGGGTGCCAATCATCGGAGGGTACCATGGGGAGGACCAATCTGATGAGAGGCTTCAGGCCGAGGCGGTCCAGATTGGCTACCCTGTGATGATCAAGGCGgtccgtggaggaggaggcaag gGGATGCGTATCGCTCGGACGGACGCAGACTTCCTGGAGCAGTTGGAGTCAGCGAGAAGGGAGGCCAGGAAGTCCTTCAACGACGACGTCATGCTGGTGGAGAAGTTTGTGGAGGACCCCAG ACACGTGGAGGTGCAAGTGTTCGGCGACCAGCACGGGAACGTGGTGTACCTGTTCGAGAGGGACTGCAGCGTCCAGAGGAGACACCAGAAGATCATCGAGGAGGCACCGGGG cccggTATCAGCGCTGAGGTTCGGAGAAAACTGGGAGAAGCAGCAGTTAAAGCCGCCAAGGCTGTCAACTACGTAGGAGCAG GTACGGTGGAGTTCATCATGGACGCCCAGCATAACTTCTACTTCATGGAGATGAACACCCGACTGCAGGTGGAGCACCCGGTCTCAGAGATGATCACCGGGACGGACCTGGTGGAGTGGCagctgagg GTGGCGGCGGGGGAGTGCCTGCCTCTCCTCCAGGATGACATCGTCCTTAGCGGCCACTCCTTCGAGGCCCGCATCTACGCAGAGGACCCCAACAACGACTTCatgccgggggcggggcctctgcTGCACCTCTCCACGCCCCCGGAGGAGGCGGAGACTCGCATCGAGACGGGCGTCAGAGAAG GAGACGAAGTGTCGGCCCACTATGATCCGATGATAGCCAAGCTGGTGGTGTGGGGCCGAGATCGATCGTCCGCACTGAAGAAGCTGCGATACTGCCTACGACAGTACAAT ATCGTGGGTCTCCACACCAACATCGACTTCCTGCTGAGCCTGTCGGCCCACCCGGAGTTCGAGGCGGGCAACGTGACGACCAGCTTCATCCCGCAGCACTACGCCCAGCTgttccccgccgccgcccccctggCCGGGGCCACCCTCTGCCAGGCCGCCCTGGGCCTGCTGCTCCGGGAGAGGAGCCTCACGCAGGAGTTCACACGGAGCTCTGCCG ACCCCTGCTCTCCCTTCGGCTCCAGCAGTGGCCGGAGGTTCAACATTCTGTACAACAGGAACATGACTCTACAAGTGGGAGACAAAA AGGTGGACGTCGCGGTCACTTACAACAAAGAGGGGAGCTACACCATGCAG ATTGGTGAGGAGTTGTACCATGTGACCGGGGAGGTGGAGTCAGAGGGCGGAGCTTCGTTCCTCCACTGCTCCGTCAACGGGGTGGAGTCGCGTCCCAAACTGGTCATCGTGGACAACACCGTCCACCTGTTCTCCATG GAGGGGAGTGCGGCCGTGTCGGTCCCCGTACCGAAGTACCTGGCGGCGGTCAGCGGCTCCGGGGCCCAGGGCGGCGCCGTGGCCCCCATGACCGGAACCATAGAGAAG gtgatGGTGAAGGTGGGAGACCAGGTGTCGGCCGGGGACCCCCTCATGGTGATGAACGCTATGAAGATGGAG CACACCATCCGGGCCCCCAAGGCGGGCGTCATCAAGAAGGTGTTCTTCAAGGAGGGCTCCCAGGCCAGCCGCCACGCCCCattggtggagatggaggaggaggaggaggaggaagaggccgcCGCCAGCCAGTGA